One Mya arenaria isolate MELC-2E11 chromosome 7, ASM2691426v1 genomic window carries:
- the LOC128241446 gene encoding uncharacterized protein LOC128241446 — translation MECFMCKVRKLPNEFAPEPLTEVCEHPVLHCLRCTIKSVKDSSTCPYPECGSSVKLTDNKPQYFQAILDDLFKEYAVDDDDDTDVNGGATHFSLGGTLTISLLTGESIAIPFTPSMEILQLKAKIMNQLKHDTNKQKLLYKDTELMSYQSNGAHSKLSDFAVKPNSTIQLVVLLFAIPDNFNHVVFDLFWEYPSSGMDFLDASCLIFQGTSFQRYCDYRNRASISALSHSGDVMDGRNRKGHHTIQVKLQEIPPNISHLFFTLSAYNSPNISRYPNPSLRFYEAANPSKNLCKTTFHHARASQAVVMCSMSRNATGGWEIFESGKLSSGNAKNYAPLKTTICSLISQGF, via the exons ATGGAATGCTTCATGTGCAAAGTGAGGAAACTGCCGAACGAGTTTGCACCCGAACCATTGACGGAGGTCTGTGAACACCCAGTTTTGCACTGTTTACGG TGTACGATCAAGAGTGTTAAGGACTCATCAACATGCCCTTATCCAGAATGTGGATCGTCTGTAAAGCTCACCGACAACAAGCCCCAGTACTTTCAGGCCATTCTCGATGACCTTTTCAAGGAGTATGCAgttgatgacgatgatgacacCGACGTTAATGGTGGAGCTACACATTTCTCTCTTGGCGGAACACTTACAATTTCGCTTTTGACAGGAGAGAGCATTGCCATCCCCTTTACCCCAAGCATGGAAATTTTGCAGCTAAAGGCTAAAATCATGAACCAGCTTAAACATGATACCAACAAGCAGAAACTGCTGTACAAGGATACGGAACTCATG AGTTACCAAAGCAATGGCGCACATTCCAAACTGTCGGACTTCGCAGTCAAACCGAATTCCACCATTCAGCTTGTTGTGCTTCTGTTTGCAATTCCGGACAACTTTAACCACGTCGTTTTCGACCTGTTTTGGGAATATCCTTCTTCAGGGATGGATTTCCTTGATGCATCATGTCTAATTTTTCAAGGAACTTCTTTTCAAAGATATTGTGATTACCGAAATCGAGCGTCTATATCTGCTCTGTCACATTCGGGCGATGTTATGGATGGTCGTAATAGAAAAGGACACCACACCATTCAAGTAAAACTTCAAGAAATACCACCAAATATCAGTCATCTTTTCTTCACACTGAGTGCATATAACTCTCCAAATATTTCGCGATACCCTAACCCGAGTTTGAGGTTTTACGAAGCAGCGAATCCTTCCAAGAACTTGTGCAAAACTACGTTTCACCATGCCAGGGCATCACAGGCTGTCGTCATGTGTTCCATGTCCCGTAATGCTACAGGTGGATGGGAAATATTCGAATCTGGGAAACTCTCATCTGGAAATGCCAAAAACTATGCACCGCTGAAGACAACCATCTGTTCTCTTATTTCACAGGGATTTTAG